One genomic window of Lytechinus variegatus isolate NC3 chromosome 1, Lvar_3.0, whole genome shotgun sequence includes the following:
- the LOC121411717 gene encoding DPH3 homolog encodes MTVFHDEVEIEDFEYDEETEIYHYPCPCGDRFEITKEALCNGEEVATCPSCSLILKVIYDLEDFMEGEEVAPPLQKGLETV; translated from the exons ATGACGGTATTTCACGACGAAGTGGAAATCGAAGATTTTGAATATGACGAAGAAACGGAAATATATCACTATCCTTGTCCGTGTGGTGACAGATTTGAGATAACAAAG GAGGCTCTATGTAATGGAGAAGAAGTTGCAACATGCCCAAGCTGCTCATTGATTCTAAAGGTTATTTATGACTTG GAGGACTTCATGGAGGGAGAAGAAGTAGCTCCACCTTTGCAGAAAGGACTTGAAACGGTTTGA